One Ferviditalea candida DNA window includes the following coding sequences:
- a CDS encoding aspartyl-phosphate phosphatase Spo0E family protein — MKELPRHFEAEKQRLNELGQKSLEQGIPLGENEAVQAQSQKVDELVIQFYRHRAVKRGQEHR, encoded by the coding sequence ATGAAGGAGCTACCGCGACACTTTGAGGCAGAAAAGCAAAGGCTGAATGAACTGGGCCAAAAATCGCTTGAGCAAGGAATCCCGCTTGGAGAAAATGAAGCCGTTCAGGCCCAAAGCCAGAAGGTAGACGAGTTGGTTATCCAATTTTATCGTCACAGAGCGGTTAAGAGGGGACAAGAGCATCGTTAG
- a CDS encoding RNA polymerase sigma factor: protein MKRMNLRDMYPFLKTDVWVDLDEEVAQEIRRFDLHESAYKLRTYRHRAYYSLDRNDGIEHDALFFSISPEEYYEHKITKQQLYAAMCELPEKSFRRIYAHFFLGMSKVSIAEAEQVDERAVRKSIERGLKQMERILKNM, encoded by the coding sequence ATGAAACGGATGAATTTGCGGGATATGTATCCCTTTTTGAAAACGGACGTGTGGGTCGATCTCGATGAAGAAGTGGCGCAGGAAATCCGCCGTTTTGATCTGCATGAAAGCGCATACAAACTGCGCACGTATCGCCATCGGGCGTACTACTCGCTGGATCGGAACGACGGGATCGAGCATGACGCGCTTTTCTTTTCGATTTCCCCAGAGGAATATTACGAGCACAAGATTACTAAGCAACAGCTTTATGCAGCCATGTGTGAGTTGCCGGAAAAATCGTTCAGGCGCATCTATGCCCACTTCTTCTTGGGCATGAGCAAAGTGTCGATTGCCGAGGCAGAGCAGGTTGATGAGCGGGCGGTTCGCAAGTCGATTGAGCGTGGCTTGAAGCAAATGGAGCGCATTCTCAAAAACATGTGA
- a CDS encoding glutamyl-tRNA amidotransferase — protein sequence MMTLKGNLKKLFVLYTVLVLMGTVFVSTAYAEGDPMTTINNLSTFIFGLIRAIGMIILGFGIVQIGLSLKSHDPSQRANGFLTLAGGVIITFTKEILTLIAG from the coding sequence ATGATGACTTTGAAAGGCAACCTGAAAAAGCTGTTCGTTCTGTACACGGTACTCGTATTAATGGGAACCGTCTTCGTCTCCACGGCCTACGCCGAAGGCGACCCGATGACGACGATCAACAACCTATCCACGTTCATTTTCGGACTGATCCGCGCGATTGGCATGATTATTCTCGGCTTCGGTATCGTCCAGATCGGTTTATCGCTCAAGTCGCACGACCCTTCTCAGCGGGCGAACGGTTTTCTGACGCTGGCGGGCGGGGTGATTATCACGTTCACGAAAGAGATTTTGACGCTGATTGCGGGATAA
- a CDS encoding DUF6075 family protein, whose translation MDPGRFYDAEHECFYYQMLNERKCSDSYHRALFYTLGISQETRKHIRDLFDFSHGGIKPEGLAASWQTSSSIRVSRLAFNLWNGWTEEGAERYSAPNELFACGYTPYFFEAIHLRYPEFCRSHDQILKRRTEQLR comes from the coding sequence ATGGATCCTGGTCGATTTTACGATGCAGAGCACGAATGTTTCTACTATCAGATGCTGAATGAAAGGAAATGCAGCGACAGCTACCACCGGGCGCTTTTCTATACGCTTGGAATTTCCCAAGAAACCCGCAAGCATATCCGCGATTTGTTCGATTTTTCTCATGGGGGCATTAAGCCCGAAGGGCTCGCGGCCTCTTGGCAAACGAGCAGTTCCATTCGCGTGAGCCGACTTGCCTTTAATCTGTGGAACGGCTGGACAGAGGAAGGTGCGGAACGCTATTCCGCTCCAAACGAGTTGTTTGCATGCGGTTACACCCCTTATTTTTTTGAAGCGATCCACCTTCGTTATCCGGAATTTTGCCGCAGTCATGATCAGATTTTGAAACGGCGGACGGAGCAACTTCGCTAA
- a CDS encoding restriction endonuclease subunit S encodes MTSKLSDLCAFADGRVAVADLDLDSYISTENMLPNKEGITRSAGLPTVSQTQAYQAEDVLVSNIRPYFRKIWFADRDGGCSNDVLVLRAKDSCNPGFLYYLLSDDNFFDYATATAKGTKMPRGDKGAIMRYEVPDLPLDIQIGIADTLSALDARIAENRKINHHLAA; translated from the coding sequence ATGACATCTAAACTCTCTGACCTTTGTGCTTTTGCTGACGGACGGGTTGCCGTCGCCGACTTGGATTTGGATAGCTACATCTCCACGGAGAATATGCTTCCGAACAAGGAGGGTATTACCCGCTCGGCAGGCTTGCCGACCGTTTCGCAGACACAAGCCTATCAAGCGGAGGACGTGTTGGTGTCCAACATCCGTCCGTACTTCCGCAAGATATGGTTTGCCGACCGCGATGGCGGCTGTTCAAACGACGTTTTGGTATTGAGGGCAAAGGATAGTTGCAATCCGGGCTTCCTCTACTACTTGCTGTCGGATGACAACTTCTTTGATTACGCCACCGCTACGGCAAAGGGAACGAAGATGCCTCGCGGCGACAAAGGCGCAATAATGCGGTATGAAGTCCCTGACTTGCCGCTTGACATACAGATTGGGATTGCCGATACGCTCTCCGCCCTTGATGCGCGAATTGCTGAAAATAGGAAGATAAATCATCATTTAGCGGCTTAG
- a CDS encoding class I SAM-dependent DNA methyltransferase codes for MAITKGSNTASIGFEQQIWAAADILRGNMDAAEYKHVVLGLIFLKYISDKFDERYLELEADDDDVEDKDAYAEVNVFFVPPSARWSIISEAAHKEEIGTVIDDAMRAIEKENKRLKDILPKNYARDELDKRRLGNVVDLFTNIQMIEHGTDKDILGRTYEYCLAKFAEQEGKRAGEFYTPSCVVRTLVEVLKPFKGRVYDPCCGSGGMFVQSTDFVKNHSGNIGNLSVYGQDANPTTRKMALMNLAIRGIEADLGGYNADTFHNDLHPTLKADFILANPPFNLSDWNDGSLNDDQRWRYGLPPSGNANFAWLQHMIYHLAPNGKIGMVLANGSLSSQSGGEGDIRRKIVEDDLVEGIIAMPTQLFYTTQIPVSLWFISRNKKQKGKTLFIDARKMGTMVNRRLREMTTEDIAKIAATFQAFDDGTLEDVKGFCAAVTTEEIAKQDFILTPGRYVGIEEQEDDGEPFEEKMARLTGELSEMFKRSHELEDEIRKRLGAIGYDI; via the coding sequence ATGGCTATAACAAAAGGCAGCAACACAGCAAGCATCGGCTTCGAACAGCAAATCTGGGCGGCGGCTGATATTCTACGTGGCAATATGGATGCAGCGGAGTATAAGCACGTCGTGCTGGGACTTATCTTCCTTAAATACATCTCGGACAAGTTCGATGAGCGTTACCTTGAACTGGAAGCCGATGATGACGATGTGGAAGACAAGGACGCATACGCCGAAGTCAATGTGTTTTTCGTGCCGCCTTCGGCACGGTGGAGCATCATATCCGAAGCCGCCCACAAAGAGGAAATCGGTACTGTTATTGATGACGCTATGCGGGCGATTGAAAAAGAGAACAAGCGACTGAAAGACATACTACCGAAAAACTATGCCCGCGATGAACTGGACAAGCGTCGTCTCGGAAATGTCGTTGACCTGTTTACTAACATTCAGATGATAGAACATGGTACGGACAAGGATATCTTGGGTCGTACTTATGAATACTGTCTCGCCAAGTTCGCGGAGCAGGAGGGCAAGCGGGCGGGTGAATTCTACACGCCATCCTGCGTGGTGCGAACGCTTGTTGAGGTGCTTAAGCCGTTCAAAGGACGCGTATACGACCCGTGCTGCGGTTCGGGCGGTATGTTTGTGCAGTCCACGGACTTCGTAAAGAACCATTCGGGTAACATCGGAAACCTCTCGGTCTACGGGCAAGATGCCAACCCGACCACCCGTAAAATGGCTTTGATGAACCTCGCTATCCGCGGCATCGAAGCAGACCTCGGCGGCTATAACGCCGACACATTCCACAACGACCTGCACCCGACGTTGAAAGCCGACTTCATCCTTGCCAATCCACCGTTTAATCTCTCGGACTGGAACGACGGCTCGTTGAACGACGACCAGCGGTGGCGGTATGGTTTGCCGCCATCCGGCAATGCCAACTTCGCATGGCTTCAGCATATGATTTACCACCTTGCCCCAAATGGCAAAATCGGCATGGTGCTTGCTAACGGCTCGCTGTCATCCCAGAGCGGCGGCGAGGGCGACATTCGGCGTAAAATCGTGGAGGACGACCTCGTGGAGGGCATTATCGCAATGCCTACGCAGTTGTTCTACACCACGCAGATTCCTGTGTCGCTCTGGTTCATCAGCCGGAACAAGAAGCAAAAGGGCAAGACGCTGTTCATTGACGCCCGCAAGATGGGGACGATGGTCAACCGCCGCCTGCGCGAAATGACCACAGAGGACATCGCCAAGATTGCCGCCACATTCCAAGCGTTCGACGACGGGACATTGGAAGACGTGAAGGGCTTCTGCGCCGCCGTTACCACGGAGGAAATCGCCAAGCAGGATTTTATCCTCACGCCGGGACGTTACGTCGGTATTGAGGAGCAGGAGGACGACGGCGAGCCCTTTGAGGAGAAAATGGCGCGGTTGACGGGCGAACTATCCGAGATGTTCAAGCGTTCCCACGAACTGGAGGACGAAATCCGCAAAAGACTGGGGGCGATAGGCTATGACATCTAA
- a CDS encoding helix-turn-helix domain-containing protein, translated as MYLKLWKLLIDKDMRKLDLQRVAGISSTSVATLAKGENVNTDILVKICRALECDTSDIMEINRAG; from the coding sequence ATGTATTTAAAACTGTGGAAGTTACTCATTGATAAGGATATGCGAAAGTTGGATTTACAGCGGGTTGCCGGAATTAGTTCTACATCGGTAGCTACACTTGCCAAGGGCGAGAATGTGAATACTGATATTCTCGTGAAAATATGTAGGGCTCTGGAGTGCGACACCTCCGATATTATGGAAATAAATAGAGCCGGATGA
- a CDS encoding VirD4-like conjugal transfer protein, CD1115 family, producing MRRVETARSDWLLFAVFFVFVVWAALLTAPALSGGIPAMLQHLSVAIHHPFHIRWVSDTPRCLFIFTLAYTLGVGIYLSSPRNYRRREEHGSARWGQAKQINAKYRSKLPEQNKILTDHVRIGLDGRKHRRNLNVLVVGGSGAGKTRFYAKPNVMQAHTSLVVLDPKGEILRDTGHLLKAKGYDIKVLDLINPHRSYGYNPFAYLQDDKDVLKLVTNLIRNTTPKGSSTNDPFWERSETALLEALILYLLYEAPPEEQNFPMVMEMIAAAEVREEDETYQSPLDELFERLAMRDPEHLAVKQYSIFKLAAGKTAKSILIGLGVRLEKFNLHTIAGMSLVDEMALSTLGEKKTALFAVIPDNDSSFNFIVGMLYTQLFQCLMYEADYRHGGRLPVHVHFVMDEFANCALPSEFDKLLSTMRSREISVSIILQNLAQLKALYKDEWESIVGNCDTFLYLGGNEQSTHKYVSELLGKETIDTNTYGQSKGRSGSYSINYQQSGRELLTPDEVRLLDNRYALLFIRGERPVQDDKYKLLRHPHVALTTDGSEQPYQHGGTEHAIDWRTVTLHENGEYELLSEEELETQLLRRE from the coding sequence ATGAGGCGCGTTGAAACCGCAAGGAGCGATTGGTTGCTCTTTGCGGTTTTTTTCGTTTTCGTCGTATGGGCGGCGCTGCTGACCGCGCCCGCCCTGTCCGGCGGGATTCCGGCGATGCTCCAGCATCTTAGCGTGGCGATCCATCACCCATTCCATATTCGCTGGGTGAGCGATACGCCGCGCTGTTTGTTTATCTTCACGCTTGCTTATACGCTCGGTGTCGGCATCTACCTCTCCTCCCCGCGCAACTATCGCCGCCGGGAGGAGCATGGCAGCGCCCGCTGGGGGCAAGCGAAGCAGATCAACGCCAAGTATCGCAGCAAGCTGCCGGAGCAAAACAAAATTTTAACCGATCACGTCCGCATCGGTCTCGACGGGCGCAAGCATCGCCGAAACCTGAATGTGCTTGTCGTCGGCGGCTCCGGCGCGGGCAAGACGCGCTTTTATGCCAAGCCAAACGTCATGCAAGCGCACACGTCGCTTGTCGTCCTCGACCCGAAAGGCGAAATATTGCGCGATACGGGACATTTGCTCAAAGCCAAAGGCTACGATATCAAGGTGCTGGATTTAATCAACCCGCACCGTTCCTACGGCTACAATCCGTTTGCCTATCTACAGGATGACAAAGACGTGCTGAAGCTCGTCACGAATCTGATTCGCAACACCACGCCCAAAGGCAGCAGCACGAATGACCCGTTCTGGGAACGTTCCGAAACGGCGCTGCTTGAAGCGCTCATCTTGTATTTGCTCTACGAAGCGCCGCCGGAGGAACAAAACTTCCCGATGGTGATGGAGATGATCGCCGCGGCCGAAGTGCGCGAAGAAGACGAGACGTACCAAAGCCCGCTCGACGAGTTGTTTGAACGGCTGGCGATGCGCGACCCGGAGCATTTGGCGGTAAAGCAGTACAGCATTTTCAAACTCGCGGCGGGCAAAACAGCCAAGTCCATCTTGATCGGTCTCGGCGTGCGGCTGGAGAAGTTCAACTTGCACACCATCGCCGGGATGAGCCTGGTTGATGAGATGGCGTTGTCTACATTGGGCGAAAAGAAAACGGCGCTGTTTGCCGTCATTCCCGACAACGACAGCAGCTTCAATTTCATCGTGGGCATGCTGTACACCCAGCTTTTCCAGTGTCTGATGTACGAAGCGGACTATCGGCATGGCGGACGGCTGCCGGTGCATGTTCATTTTGTTATGGATGAGTTTGCCAACTGTGCGTTGCCGTCAGAGTTTGACAAGCTGCTCTCGACGATGCGCAGTCGCGAAATTTCCGTCTCGATCATCCTGCAAAATCTGGCGCAGCTCAAAGCGCTGTACAAAGACGAATGGGAATCGATTGTCGGCAACTGCGACACGTTTCTGTATCTCGGCGGCAATGAGCAATCCACGCACAAATACGTCTCCGAACTGCTTGGCAAAGAGACGATTGACACGAACACTTACGGTCAAAGCAAAGGGCGCAGCGGCAGCTATTCGATCAATTACCAGCAATCTGGGCGCGAATTGCTTACGCCGGATGAAGTGCGGCTGCTCGACAACCGCTATGCCCTGCTCTTTATTCGCGGCGAGCGCCCGGTGCAGGACGACAAGTACAAGCTGCTCCGGCATCCGCATGTGGCACTCACGACCGACGGCAGCGAGCAGCCTTATCAGCATGGCGGGACGGAACACGCCATCGACTGGCGCACCGTCACCCTGCATGAAAACGGAGAGTACGAGCTGCTGTCGGAAGAAGAACTGGAGACCCAACTTTTGCGAAGGGAATGA
- a CDS encoding PrgI family protein yields the protein MEVKINREIRDYTESLFFGLSLRQFFFSVLAVIMAIGLYFCLRSHFGLETLSWMCILGAAPCAALGFIRYHGMTAEQLLWAYVKSEFLMPRRLVFRSTNIYYEALRSGMYQRARKDEAQ from the coding sequence GTGGAAGTGAAAATCAACCGGGAAATCCGGGACTATACGGAAAGCTTGTTCTTCGGACTGTCCTTGCGGCAGTTCTTTTTTTCTGTTCTGGCGGTCATTATGGCGATTGGGCTGTACTTCTGCTTGCGCAGTCACTTCGGATTGGAAACGCTCAGTTGGATGTGCATCTTGGGGGCAGCGCCCTGCGCCGCGCTGGGCTTTATCCGCTATCACGGCATGACCGCCGAACAACTGCTGTGGGCGTATGTGAAATCCGAATTTCTTATGCCCAGACGTCTTGTTTTCCGCTCGACGAACATTTATTACGAAGCTTTGCGGAGTGGCATGTATCAGCGGGCAAGAAAGGATGAAGCGCAATGA
- a CDS encoding C40 family peptidase, which produces MALTRLGDPYSQLKAGQDNFTDCSYLVQRVYRQFGINLPRTAAEQARFSVENDLTVSAVDMVPGDLVFWSYERNGRFMDITHVGIYAGDGKVVDASSTRGQVVYRNLFDWERQVMFGRPHFANGK; this is translated from the coding sequence ATGGCGCTGACTCGTCTAGGCGATCCGTACAGCCAACTGAAGGCCGGGCAGGACAATTTTACGGATTGCAGCTATCTGGTTCAACGAGTTTATCGGCAGTTTGGCATTAACTTGCCGCGAACCGCAGCGGAACAGGCCAGATTCTCCGTTGAGAATGACCTGACCGTCAGCGCGGTGGATATGGTTCCGGGTGACCTTGTATTTTGGAGCTACGAGCGCAACGGCAGATTTATGGATATAACGCACGTCGGGATTTACGCAGGCGACGGGAAAGTGGTGGACGCTTCCTCCACCCGAGGGCAAGTGGTGTATCGCAATCTGTTTGATTGGGAAAGGCAAGTGATGTTTGGCAGGCCGCATTTTGCGAACGGTAAATGA
- a CDS encoding VirB4-like conjugal transfer ATPase, CD1110 family, producing MIKTLRRTIKQDKEPFVIPKSVQQAIPIRAIWPDGIFAVGNKFSKSFRFEDINYAVASKEDKETMFLSYSDLLNSFDSGATTKITIHNRRLNQADVESSILIPLREDEMDTYRREYNDMLLGKATGANGTIQEKYITISVVKKNVDEAHNYFARVGTELMAHFSRLGSKCTELDATDRLRILHDFFRVGEEVHFRFDLPETMRKGHSFKDYICPDTFEFASDHFRMGNYYGRVIFLREYASYIKDSMVAELCDLNRSLLLSLDVIPIPTDEAVREVESRLLGVETNITNWQRRQNRNNNFSAVVPYDMEQQRKESKEFLSDLTTRDQRMMFGLLTMVHVAESKEQLDSDTETLLTTARKHLCQFATLTYQQMDGLNTVLPYGLRKVHALRTLTTESTAVFIPFRAQEIMHPGGIYYGQNVISKNMIVANRKQLLNGNSFILGVSGSGKSFTAKREIVNQMLASDDDIILIDPEREYSALVNALGGETIHISATSPNHINAMDMNRDYGDGANPIILKSEFVLSLCEQLIGGHQLGAKEKSLIDRCTAAVYRKYLQSNYKGEPPTLQDFRAELLKQAEPEAQDIALAIELFTSGSLNTFAQPTNVNVHNRLICYDILDLGKQLLPIGMLVVLDNILNRITQNRAKGKNTFIFIDEIYLLFQHEYSANFLFTLWKRVRKYGAFCTGITQNVDDLLQSHTARTMLANSEFIVMLNQASTDRVELAELLNISDLQLSYITNVDAGNGLMKVGSSLVPFTDKFPRNTKLYRLMTTKPGEL from the coding sequence ATGATTAAGACGCTTAGGCGCACAATCAAGCAGGACAAGGAACCGTTCGTCATCCCGAAAAGCGTGCAACAAGCAATCCCGATCCGCGCCATTTGGCCGGACGGGATTTTTGCTGTCGGCAACAAATTCTCCAAGTCGTTTCGATTTGAGGACATCAACTACGCCGTCGCGTCCAAAGAAGACAAGGAAACAATGTTCCTCTCCTACTCTGATCTGCTCAATTCGTTCGACAGCGGCGCAACAACGAAGATCACGATTCATAATCGGCGACTCAATCAGGCGGACGTGGAAAGCTCCATTCTCATTCCGCTTCGCGAGGACGAGATGGATACGTATCGGCGGGAATATAACGATATGTTGCTTGGCAAAGCGACGGGCGCGAACGGCACGATTCAGGAGAAGTACATCACCATATCCGTCGTGAAAAAGAACGTGGACGAAGCCCACAACTATTTCGCAAGGGTTGGTACAGAGTTGATGGCACATTTCTCTCGTCTTGGCTCCAAATGTACGGAACTCGATGCCACCGACCGCCTGCGCATTCTCCATGACTTTTTTCGGGTTGGCGAGGAAGTGCACTTTCGATTCGATCTGCCGGAGACGATGCGCAAAGGGCATAGCTTCAAGGACTACATTTGCCCGGACACATTCGAGTTTGCAAGCGATCATTTTCGGATGGGGAACTATTACGGACGCGTCATCTTCCTGCGGGAATATGCGAGCTACATCAAGGACAGCATGGTGGCGGAGCTTTGCGACTTGAACCGTAGCTTGTTGCTCTCGCTCGATGTTATTCCGATTCCGACCGATGAAGCTGTCCGCGAGGTGGAAAGTCGTCTGCTTGGAGTAGAGACAAACATTACGAATTGGCAGCGGCGGCAAAATCGTAACAACAATTTCTCCGCCGTCGTCCCTTACGACATGGAGCAACAGCGCAAAGAGAGCAAGGAATTTCTAAGCGACCTGACGACCCGTGACCAACGAATGATGTTCGGATTGCTCACGATGGTGCATGTCGCCGAAAGCAAAGAACAGCTTGACAGCGATACGGAGACGCTACTCACCACCGCCCGAAAGCATCTGTGTCAGTTCGCCACGCTGACGTATCAACAAATGGATGGGCTGAACACCGTTTTACCCTACGGCTTGCGAAAGGTACATGCTTTACGAACACTGACGACTGAAAGCACGGCTGTGTTCATCCCGTTTCGAGCGCAGGAGATCATGCATCCGGGCGGCATTTACTATGGGCAAAACGTCATCAGCAAAAATATGATCGTCGCCAATCGCAAGCAACTGCTGAACGGCAACAGCTTCATTCTCGGCGTTTCAGGTTCCGGCAAAAGCTTCACTGCCAAGCGGGAAATCGTCAACCAAATGCTTGCGAGCGACGACGATATCATTCTGATCGACCCGGAACGCGAGTATTCTGCTCTGGTGAACGCGCTGGGCGGCGAGACGATTCACATCTCTGCCACGTCACCTAATCATATCAATGCGATGGATATGAACCGAGACTACGGCGACGGCGCGAATCCGATCATTCTTAAATCGGAATTTGTCCTCTCGCTGTGCGAGCAGTTGATCGGCGGGCATCAGCTTGGAGCCAAGGAAAAGTCGCTCATCGACCGCTGCACCGCTGCTGTGTATCGTAAATATTTGCAAAGCAACTATAAGGGCGAGCCGCCGACGTTGCAAGATTTTCGCGCAGAACTGCTCAAGCAAGCGGAGCCGGAAGCGCAGGACATCGCGCTGGCGATTGAACTATTCACGTCCGGCAGTCTGAACACGTTCGCTCAGCCGACCAACGTCAACGTGCATAATCGCCTTATCTGCTATGACATTCTCGACTTGGGCAAGCAGCTTCTGCCCATCGGTATGTTGGTCGTGCTGGACAACATTTTGAACCGAATTACGCAAAATCGCGCCAAAGGCAAAAACACATTCATCTTCATCGATGAAATTTATCTGTTGTTCCAGCACGAATATAGCGCCAACTTTCTGTTCACGCTCTGGAAGCGCGTCCGAAAGTATGGCGCTTTTTGTACGGGCATTACGCAAAACGTTGACGATCTGCTGCAAAGCCACACCGCCCGCACAATGCTCGCGAACAGCGAGTTCATCGTCATGCTGAATCAGGCCAGCACTGACCGCGTGGAGCTTGCAGAGCTATTGAACATTTCGGACTTGCAACTGTCCTACATCACGAACGTTGACGCCGGGAACGGATTGATGAAGGTCGGCAGTTCCCTCGTGCCGTTCACCGACAAGTTCCCGCGCAACACGAAGCTGTATCGGCTGATGACGACGAAGCCGGGGGAGCTATAG
- the xerA gene encoding site-specific tyrosine recombinase/integron integrase, whose protein sequence is MKDRLITEIQASMASMLNTTQLEELRRVLTHSLHNVEVTERKISEPQKTAENGGLLEVFIAAKRIEGCSEKSLKYYDATIRAMLDTVDKPVREVNTDNLRGYLANYQKERNSSKVTIDNMRRIFSSFFGWLEDEDYILKSPVRRIRKVKTEKTIKETFSDEGLELLRDATEEIRDLAMIDLLASTGMRVGELVQLNREDINFHERECVVFGKGGSERVVYFDARTKIHLLNYLDSRDDDNPALFVSLTMPRDRLLIGGVEMRLREIGKRADIQKVHPHKFRRTLATRAIDKGMPIEQVQRLLGHVKIDTTMHYAMVNQTNVKNSHRKFIG, encoded by the coding sequence ATGAAGGATAGACTTATTACTGAGATTCAGGCAAGCATGGCGTCGATGCTTAATACGACGCAATTAGAGGAACTACGGCGGGTGCTGACGCACAGCCTCCACAATGTGGAAGTTACGGAACGAAAAATCTCAGAACCACAGAAAACCGCCGAGAATGGAGGGTTGCTCGAAGTGTTTATAGCCGCAAAACGCATTGAAGGCTGTTCGGAAAAATCGCTGAAATACTATGATGCGACCATCCGTGCAATGCTCGACACCGTGGACAAGCCCGTTCGGGAAGTCAATACTGATAACCTGCGCGGTTACCTTGCGAACTACCAGAAAGAGCGAAACTCAAGCAAGGTCACGATTGACAATATGCGGCGCATATTCAGCAGCTTCTTTGGGTGGCTGGAGGACGAAGACTATATCCTCAAAAGCCCTGTGAGGCGTATTCGTAAAGTGAAAACGGAAAAGACCATCAAGGAGACCTTTTCCGATGAGGGCTTGGAATTGCTCCGCGATGCGACGGAGGAAATCCGCGACTTAGCGATGATAGACCTGCTCGCTTCAACGGGAATGCGCGTTGGCGAACTGGTTCAATTAAACCGCGAGGATATCAACTTCCACGAGCGGGAGTGCGTGGTGTTCGGCAAGGGCGGCAGCGAGCGGGTGGTCTACTTCGATGCCCGAACGAAAATCCACCTGCTTAACTACCTTGACAGCCGTGACGACGACAACCCGGCACTATTTGTGTCATTAACAATGCCCCGCGATCGGTTGCTCATAGGCGGCGTGGAAATGCGGCTTCGTGAAATCGGCAAGCGGGCGGATATACAGAAGGTACATCCGCATAAGTTCCGGCGGACACTCGCCACGCGAGCCATTGATAAAGGAATGCCCATTGAGCAAGTACAACGTTTACTTGGTCATGTAAAGATAGATACGACCATGCATTATGCGATGGTCAATCAGACGAATGTTAAAAATTCGCACAGGAAATTCATTGGATAA
- a CDS encoding restriction endonuclease subunit S: protein MINHHLEQMAQAIFKSWFVDFEPFGGEMPPDWREGTISDLGNVIGGSTPSKAKPEYYTEHGIAWITPKDLSINKNKFIAHGADDITELGLRNSSARLMPKGTVLFSSRAPIGYIAIASGEVCTNQGFKSIVPKDSVGTAFIYYFLIENLQTIENMASGSTFKEISGSTMKGIPAVIPDVDTLCRFQEECTPIFEKQELLEAENAHLAEVRDSLLPHLMSGELSVTDF, encoded by the coding sequence GTGATAAATCATCATTTAGAGCAGATGGCACAGGCCATTTTCAAGTCGTGGTTTGTGGATTTTGAACCGTTCGGCGGTGAGATGCCACCCGATTGGCGGGAAGGCACAATTTCAGATTTAGGCAATGTTATTGGAGGTAGTACACCTTCAAAAGCGAAGCCTGAATATTACACCGAACACGGCATCGCTTGGATTACGCCCAAAGATCTGTCTATCAACAAAAACAAGTTTATCGCCCACGGAGCGGATGATATCACAGAACTCGGGCTTCGTAACAGCAGCGCACGACTTATGCCAAAGGGAACGGTTCTTTTCAGTTCCAGGGCACCTATCGGCTACATAGCTATTGCGAGCGGAGAGGTCTGCACTAATCAGGGCTTTAAGTCCATCGTCCCAAAAGATAGTGTTGGCACAGCTTTCATTTACTATTTCCTGATCGAGAACCTCCAAACCATTGAAAACATGGCATCGGGTTCGACTTTCAAAGAGATTTCGGGTAGTACGATGAAGGGCATACCCGCCGTTATTCCTGATGTGGACACGCTTTGCCGTTTTCAAGAGGAATGCACCCCCATATTTGAGAAGCAAGAACTTCTGGAAGCGGAGAACGCCCACCTTGCCGAGGTGCGAGACTCGCTCTTACCCCACCTGATGTCCGGCGAGCTGTCAGTTACAGACTTCTAA